The window TACCCTTTTCTACTCTTGGAGCAGAGCTAACCCAAACCTACCATGAGCGCACCAATCTGATTAGCTTCAAAGCCGCGTTCAGCATTGGTAGCAGTATTTTTGCCCTGGTGTTAGCCCAGATTGTCCTAGGGGCAGTGTCCGATATTTTTATCCGCTATGCATTACTAGGAGGCATCTGTGGGGCGATCGCCTGCCTTGCCGTTTATGTTTGCATATGGGGAACGCGATCGCGCTTCCAGTGGATGCAGCAGGTGCGTACTCCGGTTCAGGCACCACCTCACTTAGCTCTGCTCCCTAATGTTTGGAGTGCTTTGCAAACGGGGCCATTTTGGTTTGTGGTAGGTATTTATCTTTGCTCTTGGCTGGGAGTGCAGGTCACTGCTGCCATTTTGCCTTACTTTGTCGTCAACTACATGGGTCTCTCTGAGGTTCATTTTACCCAGATGGCCCTAGCTGTTCAGGGCACGGCATTTCTAGCGATGAGCCTTTGGGGTTGGCTAGGGCAACGTATTGGAAAACAGGCTATCTACCTCATGGGCATTCCCCTGACGCTCATAGCTCAAGGTGGATTATTTATGCTCCAGCCAGGACAGGTTGCTGGCATGTATGGACTCGGCATCTTAGCTGGATTTGGCCTGGCTACTGCCTATATCGTACCTTGGTCGATGCTGCCTGATGTGGTAGATTTAGATGAACTGAATACCGGTCAGCGGCGGGAGGGTGTATTTTACGGCTTTGTGGTACAGCTTCAGAAAATTGCCGTGGCGATCGCCCTCTTTTTAGTTGGCAAGACCCTAGACTGGGCAGGTTTTGTGTCAACAACGGGCTCTCAGTCGGCTCTCCAGCCCAACACGGCCCTCATCGCCATTCGCTGGTTGGTTGGTCCGATCCCCAGCGTAGTCCTTATTGGCGGTCTGGTGTTGGTAGTT of the Candidatus Obscuribacterales bacterium genome contains:
- a CDS encoding MFS transporter; the protein is MTSSSLPPTLSPVALNLKTKLAYGTGELSSEVPGSILTFFILFFLTNVAGLNPGLAGSVLLVAHIWDAALDPVVGYLSDRTQSSWGKRYPWMLAGSLPLGLSFFLFWLVPPLPSKGWLFGYYIAIAILFYTAYTMVVIPFSTLGAELTQTYHERTNLISFKAAFSIGSSIFALVLAQIVLGAVSDIFIRYALLGGICGAIACLAVYVCIWGTRSRFQWMQQVRTPVQAPPHLALLPNVWSALQTGPFWFVVGIYLCSWLGVQVTAAILPYFVVNYMGLSEVHFTQMALAVQGTAFLAMSLWGWLGQRIGKQAIYLMGIPLTLIAQGGLFMLQPGQVAGMYGLGILAGFGLATAYIVPWSMLPDVVDLDELNTGQRREGVFYGFVVQLQKIAVAIALFLVGKTLDWAGFVSTTGSQSALQPNTALIAIRWLVGPIPSVVLIGGLVLVVFYPISKTIHDSILTQLSDRRFQSRSSTRDVTDE